The Marivivens sp. LCG002 genome contains a region encoding:
- a CDS encoding DUF6173 family protein, which translates to MTIRDQHDQIETSAEYAEAAAIPMIHEVHADPSTAAASEAKLPPALMEPSSHKSPARWAYERMILYIQNFEKQLNSDQEVAMGFTGSNAGVIRIEGLGYFDPDILTFYGSTEDGAKTQLVQHVSQLNVMLRAMPTQTEVIEPNRIGFKLARDIGIEEPATS; encoded by the coding sequence ATGACCATTCGAGACCAGCACGACCAGATCGAAACATCGGCGGAATATGCGGAAGCCGCCGCGATCCCCATGATCCACGAGGTGCACGCGGACCCCTCGACCGCTGCAGCGTCCGAGGCAAAGCTTCCCCCTGCTCTTATGGAACCCTCGTCGCACAAAAGTCCTGCGCGATGGGCCTATGAGAGAATGATCCTCTATATCCAGAATTTTGAAAAACAGCTCAATTCGGATCAAGAGGTTGCGATGGGCTTTACCGGAAGCAATGCAGGCGTGATCCGCATCGAGGGGCTGGGCTATTTCGACCCCGATATTCTCACCTTCTACGGATCGACCGAAGATGGCGCAAAAACCCAACTGGTCCAGCATGTCAGTCAGCTTAATGTGATGCTGCGTGCGATGCCGACCCAGACTGAAGTGATCGAACCGAACAGGATCGGCTTCAAACTCGCGCGCGACATCGGCATCGAAGAACCCGCGACAAGCTGA
- a CDS encoding DUF465 domain-containing protein: MSLSSHIEELRKKHQSLSNAVEDAMKHPAFDDQEVARLKKQKLQLKQEITRLTAH, from the coding sequence ATGAGCCTAAGTTCGCATATCGAGGAACTTCGGAAAAAGCATCAAAGTCTCTCGAATGCTGTCGAAGATGCAATGAAACATCCCGCCTTTGATGATCAGGAAGTGGCACGTCTCAAGAAGCAGAAACTCCAACTCAAGCAAGAAATTACAAGGTTGACGGCGCACTGA
- a CDS encoding electron transfer flavoprotein-ubiquinone oxidoreductase, with amino-acid sequence MTAIEREAMEYDVVIVGAGPAGLSAAIRLKQLDADLNVVVLEKGSEVGAHILSGAVLDTSGLSRLMPDWKAKGAPIKTEVNEDNFYFLGEAGGIRIPNFAMPPLMNNHGNYIVSMGNVCRWMAEQAEALGVEIFPGMSCSELVYGENGEVKGVVAGEFGKNADGTAGDGYEPGMELHGKYVFLSEGVRGSLSKEVLAKYDLVKGHCSQKFGIGMKEIWEIDPAKHKEGTVTHTMGWPLGSNAGGGSFIYHLENNQVYVGFVVHLNYKNPHLYPYMEFQRFKHHPMVAELLKGGKRVAYGARAISEGGWQSIPQTAFPGGALLGCSAGLVNVPRIKGNHNAMHSGIEAAEAAYKAISAGRSGDTLTEYDTALREGVVGKDLKKVRNVKPLWSKLGLLGGLAVGGLDMWTNTLGFSFLGTLRHGKSDAAATEEASKHPKIDYPKPDGTLSFDRLTNVSFAMTNHEESQPCHLRLKDQSVPISVNLPKYDEPAQRYCPAGVYEVLEGENGPRFQINFQNCVHCKTCDIKDPSQNINWTVPQGGDGPNYPNM; translated from the coding sequence ATGACTGCTATCGAACGCGAAGCAATGGAATATGACGTAGTCATCGTCGGTGCGGGCCCTGCGGGGCTATCTGCCGCTATTCGCCTCAAGCAACTTGATGCCGATCTCAATGTCGTTGTTCTTGAAAAGGGTTCGGAAGTCGGGGCGCACATCCTTTCGGGTGCCGTTCTGGACACATCGGGCCTCTCCCGCCTCATGCCCGATTGGAAAGCAAAAGGCGCCCCGATCAAAACCGAAGTCAACGAAGACAACTTCTACTTCCTCGGAGAAGCAGGCGGCATCCGCATTCCGAATTTCGCCATGCCACCGCTAATGAACAACCACGGCAATTACATTGTTTCGATGGGCAATGTGTGTCGCTGGATGGCGGAACAAGCCGAAGCTCTCGGAGTCGAGATTTTCCCAGGCATGTCCTGCTCCGAGTTGGTCTATGGTGAAAACGGCGAAGTCAAAGGCGTGGTCGCCGGTGAATTCGGCAAGAACGCGGACGGCACCGCAGGTGACGGATACGAACCGGGCATGGAGCTTCACGGTAAATACGTGTTCCTGTCCGAAGGCGTGCGCGGCTCGCTCTCCAAAGAAGTCTTGGCGAAATACGACCTTGTCAAAGGCCATTGCAGCCAGAAGTTCGGCATCGGCATGAAGGAAATCTGGGAGATCGATCCCGCCAAGCACAAAGAGGGCACCGTCACCCACACGATGGGCTGGCCGCTCGGTTCGAACGCGGGCGGCGGATCGTTCATCTATCACCTCGAGAACAATCAGGTTTATGTCGGTTTCGTCGTTCACCTCAACTACAAGAACCCACATCTCTATCCCTATATGGAATTCCAGCGGTTCAAGCATCATCCGATGGTCGCCGAGCTGCTCAAGGGTGGCAAGCGCGTGGCTTATGGTGCCCGCGCGATATCCGAAGGCGGCTGGCAGTCGATCCCGCAGACCGCCTTCCCCGGTGGTGCGCTGCTCGGCTGTTCCGCTGGTCTCGTGAACGTGCCCCGCATCAAGGGCAACCACAACGCGATGCATTCGGGCATCGAAGCTGCAGAAGCGGCCTACAAGGCGATCAGCGCAGGCCGTTCGGGCGACACCCTGACCGAATATGATACCGCGCTGCGCGAAGGCGTTGTCGGCAAGGATCTCAAGAAGGTGCGCAACGTCAAACCGCTCTGGTCAAAGCTCGGTCTTTTGGGCGGCCTTGCGGTCGGTGGGCTGGATATGTGGACCAACACGCTGGGCTTCTCGTTCCTTGGAACGCTGCGCCACGGCAAATCCGATGCCGCCGCCACCGAGGAAGCGTCGAAGCATCCGAAAATCGACTATCCCAAGCCCGACGGCACTCTGTCCTTCGATCGTCTCACCAACGTTTCGTTCGCGATGACGAACCACGAGGAAAGCCAGCCCTGCCACCTTCGTCTCAAAGATCAGTCGGTGCCGATTTCGGTCAACCTTCCCAAATATGACGAACCCGCCCAGCGCTATTGCCCCGCTGGGGTCTATGAAGTTCTCGAAGGCGAAAACGGTCCGCGGTTCCAGATCAATTTCCAGAACTGTGTCCACTGCAAAACCTGCGATATCAAAGACCCGAGCCAGAACATCAACTGGACGGTCCCGCAGGGGGGCGACGGACCCAACTACCCGAATATGTAA
- a CDS encoding AzlC family ABC transporter permease, producing MTPKSAAIMGAKNGSPFILVLLPFAVLFGVLANQAGLSIEAALGFSFLVIAGSAQFAALQLLTEDAAIPLILLASLSVNLRMAMYSASLVPYLGKAPIWQRALVAYLNFDQAFAVSSAKYQDEPDWSISAKVAYFLGVAAPLATVWYIMTLVGVLVGTSIPQEWGLDFILPITFIGLFAPMLRTLAHLAAAVTSVVVALFFADLPSGMGVLIGAFCAMIVGVLVETWMEKREAR from the coding sequence ATGACACCTAAATCTGCGGCCATTATGGGGGCCAAGAACGGGTCACCTTTCATTCTGGTGCTGCTGCCCTTTGCCGTTCTGTTCGGCGTGCTCGCCAATCAAGCTGGCCTTTCGATCGAAGCCGCTTTGGGCTTTTCTTTTCTTGTCATCGCTGGCTCGGCCCAGTTTGCAGCGCTCCAGCTTTTGACCGAAGACGCGGCGATCCCGTTGATCCTTTTGGCTTCGCTCTCGGTGAACCTGCGTATGGCGATGTATAGCGCTTCGCTTGTGCCGTATTTGGGCAAGGCCCCGATCTGGCAAAGGGCCTTGGTCGCCTATCTGAATTTCGATCAGGCCTTTGCCGTATCGAGTGCAAAGTACCAGGACGAGCCCGATTGGAGCATTTCCGCCAAAGTCGCCTATTTTCTGGGGGTCGCGGCGCCTCTGGCAACGGTCTGGTACATCATGACGCTTGTCGGCGTTCTTGTCGGGACCTCGATCCCGCAGGAATGGGGGCTCGATTTTATTCTTCCGATCACCTTTATCGGTCTCTTTGCCCCGATGCTCCGCACCTTGGCGCATCTCGCAGCCGCGGTGACATCGGTCGTGGTCGCGCTCTTTTTTGCCGATTTACCCTCGGGAATGGGCGTTCTGATCGGTGCGTTCTGCGCCATGATCGTCGGCGTTCTGGTTGAAACATGGATGGAAAAGCGAGAGGCGCGATGA
- a CDS encoding methyltransferase — MTEPTRDDFLGGKLSLLQPKAGYRAGVDPVLLAASVPAEKGDTVLELGCGAGAASLCLSARVEGLALTGVEIQPLYAELCRQNAVHNRARMDVVEADLTHLPAQIRNTSFDHVIMNPPYYDRSASTRANDQGRDMALGGDTALQDWIEVGAKRLRPKGYFTLIQRMDRLPETLATADRVLGSITVLPIQARVGRPSGLFILQARKNGRAAFRMLAPLILHRGDVHGQDGESYTAQVSAILRDGAHLSLEA; from the coding sequence ATGACCGAGCCGACCCGCGATGACTTCCTAGGTGGCAAATTGAGCCTTCTGCAACCGAAGGCCGGGTATCGTGCTGGGGTCGATCCTGTACTGCTTGCAGCCTCTGTGCCTGCGGAAAAGGGTGATACGGTTCTCGAGCTGGGCTGCGGTGCGGGGGCGGCAAGCCTGTGCCTCTCGGCGCGGGTCGAAGGGCTTGCCCTGACGGGTGTCGAAATCCAGCCGCTCTACGCGGAGCTATGCAGACAGAATGCCGTTCATAACCGCGCCAGAATGGATGTCGTCGAAGCGGACCTGACCCATCTTCCCGCTCAGATCCGCAACACGAGTTTTGACCATGTCATCATGAACCCGCCCTATTACGACAGGAGCGCGAGCACGCGGGCAAACGATCAAGGGCGTGATATGGCACTGGGCGGGGATACGGCATTGCAGGACTGGATCGAAGTTGGCGCAAAGAGACTTAGACCCAAGGGGTATTTCACGCTTATTCAAAGGATGGACAGGCTGCCCGAAACGCTTGCCACTGCAGATCGCGTCCTCGGGTCGATCACGGTTCTTCCGATACAGGCCCGTGTCGGCCGACCTTCGGGGCTTTTCATTCTGCAAGCCCGCAAAAACGGACGCGCTGCCTTTCGGATGTTGGCTCCCCTGATTCTCCACCGCGGGGATGTCCACGGACAGGATGGGGAAAGCTATACGGCGCAAGTGTCGGCCATTTTACGCGATGGCGCACATTTGAGCTTGGAAGCGTGA
- a CDS encoding GNAT family N-acetyltransferase, which yields MNIKRGIYEHERERVAELFLDGFDQQLGGIFGPRPRALAFIARSLRTDFAICVRDENGTIVGVAGYHSPSGALLAFDYRSLMTEFGLFGGALRMVRLAWMDHKAHPTNFAIEGICVDKALRNRGIGSWIIEALAQEARAQGCPALSLKVLKTNVAAIRLYENRGFVAWTPHRSSLFPDLERSTLMVRYLT from the coding sequence ATGAATATCAAGCGCGGCATCTACGAGCACGAAAGAGAACGGGTTGCCGAGCTTTTTCTCGATGGCTTCGACCAACAGCTTGGCGGGATATTCGGGCCTCGACCGCGCGCCCTTGCCTTTATCGCCCGATCCCTGAGGACCGATTTTGCGATTTGTGTCCGCGACGAAAACGGGACCATCGTCGGCGTGGCAGGATATCACAGCCCGTCGGGTGCCCTTTTGGCGTTTGACTATCGTTCTTTGATGACCGAGTTCGGCCTCTTTGGCGGGGCGCTTCGCATGGTCCGACTGGCGTGGATGGATCACAAAGCCCATCCCACCAATTTTGCGATCGAAGGCATTTGCGTCGACAAGGCCCTCCGCAACCGCGGGATCGGTTCGTGGATCATCGAGGCACTGGCCCAAGAAGCAAGGGCGCAGGGCTGCCCTGCATTGAGCCTCAAGGTTCTGAAAACGAATGTAGCCGCGATCAGGCTCTATGAAAACCGCGGGTTCGTTGCTTGGACGCCGCACAGATCGTCGCTCTTTCCCGATCTCGAGCGCTCGACGCTTATGGTGCGATATCTGACTTAG
- a CDS encoding aa3-type cytochrome c oxidase subunit IV: MAEHKHGEMDTTAQQKTYDGFITFTTRAVIAILVFLVFLALVGA, encoded by the coding sequence ATGGCTGAACACAAGCACGGCGAAATGGACACCACCGCACAACAGAAAACCTATGACGGTTTCATCACGTTCACGACCCGCGCAGTGATCGCGATCCTCGTGTTCCTCGTCTTTCTTGCTCTGGTCGGCGCATAA
- a CDS encoding polyprenyl synthetase family protein, which produces MSLDAAATKPHEKLARALADEMEAVNQMIRLRMASEHAPRIPEVTAHLVEAGGKRLRPMLTLAAAKLCGYEGPFHIHLAATVELIHTATLLHDDVVDESEQRRGRPTANLLWDNTSSVLVGDYLFSRSFQLMVETGSLRVLNILANASATIAEGEVLQLTAARNLATTEETYLKVVRGKTAALFSAATQVGGVISGADETHNNALYRFGDALGIAFQTVDDLLDLGGTEATGKNIGDDFRERKLTLPFIKGIAKADETERAFWVRTIEKGKQENGDLEQALEILKRHGALEETRVEALKWADTAKAQLDILPHHEIRDMLADITDYVVARIN; this is translated from the coding sequence ATGAGTCTGGATGCCGCTGCAACCAAGCCCCATGAAAAGCTAGCGCGTGCGCTGGCTGACGAAATGGAAGCTGTGAACCAGATGATCCGCCTGCGGATGGCCTCCGAGCATGCCCCGCGCATCCCCGAGGTTACGGCGCATCTGGTCGAAGCGGGCGGCAAGCGCCTGCGCCCCATGCTCACCTTGGCGGCTGCGAAACTCTGCGGCTACGAAGGACCCTTTCACATCCATCTCGCTGCAACGGTCGAGCTGATCCACACGGCAACGCTTTTGCATGACGATGTCGTGGACGAGAGCGAACAACGTCGTGGCCGCCCCACTGCGAACCTGTTGTGGGACAACACCTCGTCGGTTCTTGTCGGCGACTATCTCTTTTCGCGGTCGTTCCAATTGATGGTGGAAACGGGCTCGCTTCGAGTGCTCAACATCCTCGCGAATGCGTCCGCCACCATTGCCGAAGGCGAAGTGCTTCAGCTGACCGCCGCGCGGAACCTTGCCACGACGGAAGAGACCTATCTCAAGGTCGTGCGCGGCAAGACAGCGGCCCTTTTCTCGGCCGCAACTCAGGTCGGGGGCGTTATTTCAGGCGCGGACGAAACACATAATAATGCGCTTTACCGCTTTGGCGATGCCCTCGGGATCGCATTCCAGACGGTGGATGATCTTCTCGATCTCGGCGGCACCGAAGCCACGGGCAAGAACATCGGTGACGACTTCCGCGAGCGCAAGCTCACGCTTCCATTTATCAAAGGCATCGCCAAGGCGGACGAGACCGAACGCGCGTTCTGGGTGCGGACCATCGAAAAAGGCAAGCAAGAGAACGGCGATCTCGAGCAGGCGCTTGAAATCCTCAAGCGTCACGGCGCTTTGGAAGAGACCCGTGTCGAGGCGTTGAAATGGGCAGATACCGCCAAGGCTCAGCTCGACATCCTCCCGCATCACGAGATCCGTGATATGCTGGCGGATATCACCGATTACGTTGTCGCGCGGATCAACTAA
- a CDS encoding 4-(cytidine 5'-diphospho)-2-C-methyl-D-erythritol kinase, producing the protein MTSITRLAPAKINLALHVTGKRSDGYHLLDSLVVFADRGDVLTFEDAEDLSLSVDGPFCEGVPTDERNLVLKVAKMLRPEGKGARIHLTKMLPHGGGIGGGSSDAAATARGLADLWGIEPPTSETLLRIGADVPVCAHAPQSMFMRGIGEVLEPAPELPRLWCLLVNPMAHVPTRDVFKHLSDHHSTDNAPLAPMRSDFIAWLKEQRNDLRPSTCALVPAVGALLDALRATKALHSDMSGSGSTCWALFETQKAAEETAALFHGTFWTLVTPIGG; encoded by the coding sequence TTGACTAGCATCACGCGTCTCGCCCCTGCCAAGATCAATCTCGCTCTGCATGTCACGGGCAAGCGATCGGACGGGTATCATCTTCTTGATAGTCTTGTCGTCTTTGCCGACCGTGGCGATGTATTGACGTTCGAAGACGCCGAAGATCTGTCCCTGAGTGTAGACGGTCCCTTTTGCGAGGGCGTGCCGACGGACGAGCGCAACCTCGTCCTCAAAGTGGCAAAGATGCTTCGGCCCGAGGGCAAAGGAGCGCGTATCCATCTTACCAAGATGCTGCCCCACGGCGGAGGGATCGGCGGCGGGTCGTCCGATGCTGCGGCTACGGCGCGAGGTCTGGCCGATCTCTGGGGTATAGAGCCGCCAACGAGCGAAACGCTTTTGCGCATCGGTGCGGACGTTCCCGTCTGTGCACATGCTCCCCAGTCGATGTTCATGCGCGGGATCGGTGAAGTTCTCGAGCCGGCGCCCGAACTTCCTCGGCTCTGGTGTCTTTTGGTCAACCCGATGGCCCATGTGCCGACACGAGACGTGTTCAAGCATCTTTCGGACCACCACAGCACCGACAACGCGCCGCTCGCTCCGATGCGCTCTGATTTCATCGCTTGGCTGAAAGAACAGCGCAACGATCTAAGGCCGAGCACCTGCGCACTTGTCCCTGCGGTAGGAGCGCTCCTTGACGCGCTGCGCGCGACCAAGGCACTCCATAGTGATATGTCGGGGTCAGGGAGCACCTGTTGGGCGCTCTTTGAAACGCAAAAGGCCGCAGAAGAGACTGCGGCCCTGTTTCATGGGACATTCTGGACGCTGGTAACGCCTATCGGCGGTTAG
- a CDS encoding MBL fold metallo-hydrolase, which produces MSKIRYPFEEPPTHENAIEIAEGVLWLRLPLPMALDHVNVYALDDGDSWTVIDTGFRSKTSIRLWQDVLAGPLGGKPVGRVILTHHHPDHVGMASFLTERGAELVTTRTAYLLTRMLTADEQPNYPRKSLDLYKRWGMAEDILKARETERPFNFADCVGQLDLGYTRIQDGETIVFGGRRWMVRTGDGHAPEHATFWSLDDDLVIGGDQLLPSISPNIGVHPTEPEANPLAEWLASCEKFVPLAEDRHFVLGGHKLPFFGLPLRLKQMIENHHGALDRLEAFLETPRKGGECFPPLFKREITSGIYGLAIVETIAHLNYLHQAGRARRWLEDDGSYRWQTN; this is translated from the coding sequence GTGAGCAAGATAAGATACCCCTTTGAAGAGCCTCCAACGCATGAAAATGCGATTGAAATCGCCGAAGGGGTGCTTTGGCTGCGTCTGCCGCTGCCGATGGCGCTCGATCATGTGAATGTCTATGCGCTTGACGATGGAGACAGCTGGACCGTGATCGATACGGGGTTTCGGTCCAAAACCTCTATCAGGCTCTGGCAAGACGTTCTTGCCGGTCCTTTGGGAGGTAAACCCGTTGGCCGAGTCATCCTGACCCACCACCACCCCGATCATGTGGGAATGGCGAGCTTTCTGACCGAGCGGGGCGCAGAGCTTGTCACGACCCGCACGGCCTATCTTTTGACGCGGATGCTAACGGCCGACGAACAGCCGAACTATCCCCGCAAATCGCTTGATCTCTACAAACGCTGGGGTATGGCCGAGGATATACTCAAGGCGCGTGAAACGGAGCGGCCGTTCAATTTCGCCGACTGCGTCGGCCAATTGGACCTTGGCTATACGCGCATTCAGGACGGGGAAACGATTGTCTTCGGGGGGCGCCGCTGGATGGTCCGCACAGGCGACGGTCACGCGCCCGAACACGCCACCTTCTGGAGCCTTGACGATGATCTTGTCATCGGGGGCGACCAACTTTTGCCGAGCATCAGCCCGAATATCGGAGTGCACCCGACAGAGCCGGAGGCAAACCCTCTGGCCGAGTGGCTGGCCTCTTGCGAAAAATTCGTGCCGCTCGCCGAGGATCGGCATTTCGTATTGGGCGGACACAAATTGCCGTTCTTCGGGCTGCCCCTGCGTCTCAAACAGATGATCGAGAACCATCACGGCGCTCTCGATCGACTTGAGGCTTTTCTCGAAACGCCGCGCAAAGGAGGGGAATGCTTTCCCCCGCTGTTCAAACGCGAGATCACTTCGGGGATCTATGGGCTGGCCATTGTCGAGACCATCGCGCACCTGAACTATCTGCATCAAGCAGGCCGCGCGAGGCGTTGGCTTGAGGATGACGGGTCCTATCGCTGGCAGACAAACTAA
- a CDS encoding AzlD domain-containing protein — protein MIAEEKVWTVIVLLAIGTFLIRFSFLGLVGDKELPPIVLKALRYTPVAVLPGMVAPLVLWPAATQGMIDPLRLFAACVTLGVGMWRKSFMPAAISGAVAFYGGLWVLSLAS, from the coding sequence ATGATCGCAGAAGAAAAGGTCTGGACGGTTATCGTCCTCTTGGCCATCGGCACGTTTTTGATCCGCTTTTCATTCCTCGGGCTTGTGGGCGACAAAGAACTCCCGCCGATCGTGCTCAAGGCGCTTCGCTATACGCCAGTCGCAGTTCTGCCGGGGATGGTTGCGCCTTTGGTGCTTTGGCCCGCCGCAACCCAAGGCATGATTGATCCGCTGAGGCTTTTTGCCGCCTGTGTGACGCTTGGCGTCGGGATGTGGCGCAAGTCATTCATGCCCGCCGCGATCAGCGGAGCAGTAGCGTTTTATGGCGGTCTATGGGTGCTTAGTTTGGCGTCGTAA
- a CDS encoding DUF2007 domain-containing protein, giving the protein MKELLRTNDPTVIAYAKLLLDGEGIDCFEFDVNMSILDGSIGILPRRLVVHEDDYDDARVILIDNELMHDQ; this is encoded by the coding sequence ATGAAAGAGCTTTTGCGCACAAACGATCCGACTGTCATCGCCTATGCCAAGTTACTCTTGGACGGGGAGGGTATAGACTGCTTCGAGTTTGACGTAAATATGAGCATCCTCGATGGAAGCATCGGCATATTGCCGCGCCGTCTTGTTGTGCACGAGGACGACTATGACGACGCGCGGGTTATTCTCATCGACAATGAGTTGATGCACGACCAATGA
- the greA gene encoding transcription elongation factor GreA has protein sequence MEKIPLTRAGFEKLEAELKHLKTVERPAIISAISEAREHGDLSENAEYHSAKEKQSFIEGRIKELEGVISLAEVIDPSKLGGTIKFGATVELVDEDTDEEKTYQIVGEYEADIENGKLNIKSPLARALIGKDVGDSVEVRTPGGDRAYEILKISFL, from the coding sequence ATGGAAAAGATCCCGCTGACACGCGCCGGTTTTGAAAAGCTTGAAGCAGAACTCAAGCATCTCAAAACTGTTGAGCGCCCCGCAATCATCAGCGCGATTTCCGAAGCCCGCGAGCATGGCGATCTCTCCGAGAACGCCGAATACCATTCGGCCAAGGAAAAGCAGTCCTTTATCGAGGGCCGTATCAAGGAACTCGAAGGCGTCATTTCGCTGGCCGAGGTCATCGATCCGAGCAAGCTCGGCGGCACGATCAAATTCGGCGCGACTGTTGAACTTGTCGATGAAGACACCGACGAGGAAAAGACCTATCAGATCGTCGGCGAATACGAAGCCGACATCGAAAACGGCAAGCTGAACATCAAATCGCCCCTTGCCCGTGCCCTGATCGGCAAGGACGTCGGCGACAGCGTCGAAGTGCGCACTCCGGGTGGTGATCGCGCCTATGAGATCCTGAAAATTTCGTTCCTCTGA
- a CDS encoding tetratricopeptide repeat protein, with the protein MPKRLTRAIALCVSTLPLLSSVAYAEGGLGAYLAARQANFDRDFLASAEYFERALENAPDNLGMLDSTVYTYVSLGAFEAAIPHAQRLRDLEINSQVGNLAFLVNDAKNEAWDDVLADLSDGQEISPLIDEIARAWAIFGQGQVTEALAAFDAAAQSAGMTHFALYNKALALASVGDFEGADALLSDDSNKSIQQTRRGTIAHSQILSQLGRNQDALDLLNQAFGGEFDASVQSLVDALASGERVPYSLASGPKEGLAELLFTAASVMAGEADPTYTILFARGATALYPNHIEALMLTGNLYEGMGLYDLANDTYALVPQDDPAFVDAELARADALQRADRLEAATEVLQSLARNYPDLAAAHASLGDVLRRRELMREAKPAYERALELYVQDNIRWYTHYMLGIVNHDLDLWPEAEAHFRAALEIVPTHPSILNYLGYSLVERGEKLDEALEMIITAVQIEPENGAIVDSLGWVQFQLGKYEDAIVQMERAAELEPVDPIVNDHLGDALWAVGRKNEASFQWKRALSFGPTEEDAARIRRKLEVGLDKVREEEGAAPLYPSVD; encoded by the coding sequence GTGCCCAAAAGACTTACCCGCGCAATTGCGCTTTGTGTTTCGACCCTGCCGCTTCTGAGTTCTGTGGCCTATGCCGAAGGTGGACTTGGTGCCTATCTCGCAGCGCGTCAGGCGAATTTCGACCGCGACTTCCTTGCATCGGCCGAATACTTCGAACGGGCTTTGGAGAATGCACCCGACAATCTCGGGATGCTCGACAGCACGGTCTATACCTATGTTTCGCTCGGTGCGTTCGAAGCCGCCATTCCGCACGCCCAACGGCTTCGCGATCTTGAGATCAACAGTCAGGTGGGCAATCTAGCTTTTCTGGTTAATGACGCAAAGAATGAGGCGTGGGACGATGTCTTGGCGGATTTGTCTGATGGCCAAGAGATCAGCCCGCTGATCGACGAAATCGCGAGGGCTTGGGCGATTTTCGGTCAGGGACAGGTCACCGAAGCACTCGCTGCCTTTGACGCGGCGGCGCAAAGCGCGGGAATGACCCATTTCGCGCTTTACAACAAAGCCTTGGCATTGGCCTCGGTGGGGGATTTCGAAGGCGCGGATGCGCTGTTGTCCGACGACAGCAACAAGAGCATCCAGCAAACCCGTCGTGGCACGATTGCCCATTCGCAAATTTTGAGCCAGCTCGGGCGTAACCAAGACGCGCTTGACCTCTTGAACCAAGCCTTCGGCGGTGAATTCGACGCGTCGGTCCAAAGCCTCGTCGATGCATTGGCAAGCGGTGAGCGGGTTCCCTACTCTCTTGCTTCTGGGCCAAAAGAGGGATTGGCGGAGCTTCTTTTCACAGCCGCAAGCGTGATGGCGGGCGAAGCCGATCCGACCTACACCATTCTCTTTGCACGTGGGGCGACTGCGCTTTATCCGAACCACATCGAAGCACTTATGCTGACGGGCAACCTTTACGAGGGGATGGGGCTTTATGATCTTGCGAACGATACATACGCGCTTGTCCCACAGGATGATCCGGCTTTTGTAGACGCCGAGTTGGCCCGCGCAGATGCGCTCCAACGCGCGGACCGTCTGGAAGCGGCAACCGAAGTCCTCCAATCCTTGGCCCGCAATTATCCCGATCTTGCTGCCGCCCACGCCTCATTGGGGGATGTGCTCCGCCGCCGCGAGCTGATGCGCGAGGCCAAGCCCGCCTATGAACGCGCGCTCGAGCTTTATGTCCAAGACAACATCCGCTGGTACACGCACTATATGCTCGGGATTGTGAACCATGATCTGGACCTATGGCCCGAGGCAGAAGCACATTTCCGCGCCGCGCTCGAAATTGTGCCAACGCATCCCTCGATCCTCAACTACCTTGGCTATTCGCTGGTCGAGCGTGGTGAAAAGCTTGATGAAGCGCTCGAGATGATCATCACTGCAGTGCAGATCGAACCCGAAAACGGTGCCATCGTCGACAGTCTGGGTTGGGTCCAGTTCCAGCTTGGCAAATATGAGGATGCGATCGTCCAGATGGAACGCGCAGCCGAACTTGAACCTGTCGACCCGATCGTAAATGATCACCTAGGCGATGCTCTTTGGGCCGTTGGTCGCAAAAACGAGGCGAGCTTCCAATGGAAACGCGCACTTTCCTTTGGTCCGACCGAAGAAGACGCTGCGCGGATCAGAAGAAAGCTTGAAGTCGGGCTCGACAAGGTGCGTGAAGAAGAGGGAGCCGCACCGCTCTATCCTTCCGTTGACTAG